One Amycolatopsis thermophila DNA segment encodes these proteins:
- a CDS encoding alpha/beta fold hydrolase gives MPFVTVGRENSADIRIHYNDHGSGQPVVLIHGYPLDGNSWERQERALLAAGYRVITYDRRGFGKSSQPTTGYDYDTFAADLHTLLEQLELTGIVLGGFSMGTGEVTRYLGRYGSARVSKAAMFGVIPPFLLKTPDNPEGVDGSVFDGIKEMVVRDRYTWFENFLNDFYNVDKLGPDRISKYAWQASFNVAAGASPYASYVCVDTWLTDFRDDLPKIDVPTLVVHGTEDRILPYEATAKRLPGLIGDLTLVSVEGGPHNIGWTHPDEVNTALLDFLTS, from the coding sequence ATGCCGTTCGTCACCGTCGGCCGGGAGAACAGCGCCGACATCCGGATCCACTACAACGACCACGGCAGCGGGCAGCCGGTGGTGCTGATCCACGGCTACCCGCTGGACGGGAACTCGTGGGAGCGGCAGGAACGGGCGCTGCTGGCGGCCGGCTACCGCGTCATCACCTACGACCGGCGCGGGTTCGGCAAGTCCAGCCAGCCCACCACCGGCTACGACTACGACACCTTCGCCGCCGACCTGCACACGCTGCTCGAGCAGCTCGAGCTGACCGGCATCGTGCTGGGCGGGTTCTCGATGGGCACCGGCGAGGTCACCCGTTACCTGGGCCGGTACGGCTCGGCGCGGGTCAGCAAGGCGGCGATGTTCGGTGTGATCCCGCCGTTCCTGCTCAAGACCCCGGACAACCCCGAGGGCGTGGACGGGTCGGTGTTCGACGGCATCAAGGAGATGGTCGTCCGGGACCGCTACACGTGGTTCGAGAACTTCCTGAACGACTTCTACAACGTCGACAAGCTCGGCCCGGACCGGATCAGCAAGTACGCCTGGCAGGCCTCGTTCAACGTGGCCGCGGGTGCCTCCCCGTACGCCAGCTACGTGTGCGTGGACACGTGGCTGACCGACTTCCGGGACGACCTGCCCAAGATCGACGTGCCGACCCTGGTGGTGCACGGCACGGAGGACCGGATCCTGCCCTACGAGGCGACCGCGAAACGGCTGCCCGGGCTGATCGGGGACCTCACGCTCGTCTCCGTCGAGGGCGGGCCGCACAACATCGGCTGGACCCATCCCGACGAGGTCAACACCGCGCTGCTGGACTTCCTCACCAGCTGA
- a CDS encoding amidohydrolase family protein codes for MRICDCHVHVFDPDHYPWAADRVYTPGAATVADLRAFHASLGVRRTVLVQPSPYGADNRCLLEALPVLGARGVAVLGGHETDEELADWHRAGVRGVRVNVASSGGADVAAARRSLTQAAERVAGLGWHVQLFAGPAVIAALDLTAVPVPVVIDHYGLGPSRSLLRAVETGAAYVKLSAPYRLSRSVDVAALARTLIAANPRRVVWGSDWPHTGGRPRRAEARFSVEPFRQEDDARTLDLVREWAGEHERLVLDTNPATLYDFPA; via the coding sequence ATGCGGATCTGCGACTGCCACGTCCACGTCTTCGACCCGGACCACTACCCGTGGGCGGCCGACCGCGTCTACACCCCGGGCGCCGCGACGGTCGCCGATCTGCGCGCCTTCCACGCCTCGCTCGGGGTCCGGCGCACGGTCCTGGTGCAGCCCAGCCCCTACGGCGCGGACAACCGGTGCCTGCTCGAGGCGCTGCCCGTGCTGGGCGCGCGCGGGGTCGCGGTGCTCGGCGGGCACGAGACGGACGAGGAGCTGGCCGACTGGCACCGCGCCGGGGTCCGCGGGGTGCGGGTGAACGTGGCCAGCTCGGGCGGTGCCGATGTCGCCGCCGCCCGGCGTTCGCTGACGCAGGCGGCGGAACGGGTCGCCGGCCTGGGCTGGCACGTGCAGCTCTTCGCCGGCCCCGCGGTCATCGCCGCACTGGACCTCACCGCAGTGCCCGTGCCGGTGGTGATCGACCACTACGGCCTCGGACCGTCGCGCTCGCTGCTGCGGGCCGTGGAGACGGGCGCCGCCTACGTGAAGTTGTCGGCGCCGTACCGGCTGTCCCGGTCGGTGGATGTGGCCGCGCTGGCCCGCACGCTGATAGCCGCCAACCCCCGGCGGGTGGTGTGGGGCAGCGACTGGCCGCACACCGGCGGCCGCCCGCGCCGTGCGGAGGCCCGGTTCTCGGTCGAACCCTTCCGCCAGGAGGACGACGCGCGCACGCTCGATCTGGTCCGCGAGTGGGCGGGCGAGCACGAGCGCCTGGTGCTCGACACCAACCCGGCCACGCTCTACGACTTCCCGGCCTGA
- a CDS encoding Ldh family oxidoreductase, with protein sequence MSAIRAAHLTELTNRALRAAGLSGPDAARVADVLVLADLFGIHTHGVSRIPQYLDRALVGGVDVTAEVTVERVAPALARVDGANGLGPLVGSHALEAALDGARATGIGAAFARGSNHFGPVMPYLFQAAAQGFASIIASNATTTIAPWGGREARLGNNPLGWGVPRPGGDPVLLDIAMSVVARAKIRAAAKAGESIPDTWATDRAGVPTTDPHAALDGFLQPAGGHKGYGLALMVDMFAGLLSGAGYLTRVSSWNDNPDRPQDLGHVFILIDATRLLPADALAGRVDDFTGILHDTPPADPARPVQVPGERELANYHRQRRDGVEVAEDDLRLLRELAEG encoded by the coding sequence ATGAGCGCCATCCGCGCCGCCCACCTGACCGAGCTCACCAACCGGGCGCTGCGCGCGGCGGGACTGTCCGGACCGGACGCCGCACGGGTCGCGGACGTGCTGGTGCTGGCCGACCTGTTCGGGATCCACACCCACGGCGTGAGCCGCATCCCCCAGTACCTCGACCGGGCGCTGGTCGGCGGGGTGGACGTGACCGCCGAGGTGACCGTGGAGCGCGTGGCGCCCGCACTGGCCCGGGTCGACGGCGCCAACGGACTCGGCCCGCTGGTCGGCAGCCACGCCCTGGAAGCCGCGCTCGACGGTGCGCGGGCGACCGGGATCGGCGCGGCGTTCGCCCGCGGCAGCAACCACTTCGGGCCCGTGATGCCCTACCTGTTCCAGGCCGCCGCGCAGGGTTTCGCGTCCATCATCGCCAGCAACGCCACCACGACCATCGCCCCGTGGGGCGGGCGGGAGGCGCGGCTGGGCAACAACCCGCTCGGCTGGGGCGTGCCCCGCCCCGGCGGTGACCCGGTGCTGCTCGACATCGCGATGAGCGTGGTGGCGAGGGCGAAGATCCGGGCGGCGGCTAAGGCGGGGGAGTCCATTCCGGACACCTGGGCGACCGACCGAGCCGGCGTGCCGACCACCGACCCGCACGCCGCCCTGGACGGGTTCCTGCAGCCGGCCGGCGGGCACAAGGGGTACGGGCTCGCGCTGATGGTCGACATGTTCGCCGGCCTGCTGTCCGGCGCCGGGTACCTGACGCGGGTGAGCTCGTGGAACGACAACCCCGACCGGCCCCAGGACCTCGGGCACGTGTTCATCCTGATCGACGCGACACGCCTGCTCCCCGCGGACGCGCTCGCCGGGCGGGTCGACGACTTCACCGGCATCCTGCACGACACCCCGCCGGCCGACCCCGCCCGGCCCGTGCAGGTCCCCGGGGAGCGCGAGCTGGCCAACTACCACCGGCAGCGGCGGGACGGTGTCGAGGTGGCCGAGGACGACCTGCGTCTGCTGCGCGAACTCGCGGAGGGCTGA
- a CDS encoding MBL fold metallo-hydrolase, giving the protein MTRYRFLPLVQGFPGKSTEHGGLGWSSVTLLDGGGRLVLVDSGGFGMRSLLESRLDAHGIAPADVTDVLLSHAHYDHAANYPLFPRAAVWISAVELDWATSVGATFMPLPELYAADLATSQRTRRITADGEFLPGIEAFAVPGHTPGSLVFRAAGEHGPILFSGDAAKNRAELLSTEADMSLDPAASGASIRRIRALWRESPSTLLVPGHDVPLRWSGEQPHYDGERRAGIRAWFGTGLSDTTFFDLTTEGTR; this is encoded by the coding sequence GTGACCCGGTACCGGTTCCTCCCGCTGGTGCAAGGGTTTCCCGGCAAGAGCACCGAGCACGGCGGGCTCGGCTGGAGCAGCGTGACCCTGCTCGACGGCGGCGGGCGGCTGGTCCTCGTCGACAGCGGCGGGTTCGGGATGCGGTCACTGCTGGAGTCGCGGCTGGACGCGCACGGCATCGCGCCCGCGGACGTCACCGACGTCCTGCTGAGCCACGCCCACTACGACCACGCGGCCAACTACCCGTTGTTCCCGCGGGCCGCGGTGTGGATCAGCGCGGTCGAACTCGACTGGGCGACCAGCGTCGGCGCGACGTTCATGCCGTTGCCCGAGCTGTACGCGGCGGACCTGGCCACCAGCCAGCGCACCCGGCGCATCACCGCCGACGGCGAGTTCCTGCCCGGGATCGAAGCGTTCGCCGTGCCCGGCCACACCCCGGGCAGCCTGGTGTTCCGTGCGGCCGGCGAGCACGGGCCGATCCTGTTCAGCGGCGACGCCGCGAAGAACCGCGCCGAACTGCTCAGCACCGAAGCCGACATGTCGCTCGACCCGGCAGCCAGCGGCGCCTCGATCCGGCGCATCCGCGCGCTCTGGCGCGAGTCGCCGTCGACGCTGCTCGTGCCCGGCCACGACGTGCCCCTGCGCTGGAGCGGTGAGCAGCCGCACTACGACGGCGAGCGCCGCGCCGGGATCCGCGCCTGGTTCGGCACCGGCCTGTCCGACACCACGTTCTTCGACCTCACCACGGAAGGGACCCGATGA
- a CDS encoding MFS transporter, whose translation MNRDFDFTGRRRLRIITAASAGNFAEWYDWGVYGVVATIIAQKFFPGGNSALALLNTYAVFALGYLARPFGGIVFGRIGDRLGRRRALSLTILFTCFGTALMGVLPTYAQIGFVAPVLLLVCRLAQSMGAGGEYASAISFVFEHSPARRRARNVATLVATTFIGIMVGSVLARLLSSVMSASAYDAYGWRILFLLGLPFAAFGVYLRSRVEESPEFQQLTQAREEAATAATPVRDAFRWHWIAMLVFVICTASYALISTTVTSYLTTFLTSVAHLTKNDAYNVTIVSNVLVIVGTLVMGVVCDRFGLRRTLVTAGIVTAVLAVPALALAATGVGGAFAGAAAIGLCKGLLALPALLAISQIFPTAVRVTAGALAYNVAQSVFGGTGPIIGVWLNDRTGGPYGLAIYLAALAVVTAVAGGLARKVFDGGHAEQSQAGTLAVETR comes from the coding sequence ATGAACAGAGACTTCGACTTCACCGGACGCCGCCGTCTGCGGATCATCACCGCGGCGTCCGCGGGCAACTTCGCCGAGTGGTACGACTGGGGAGTCTACGGCGTCGTCGCCACCATCATCGCGCAGAAGTTCTTCCCCGGCGGGAACTCGGCGCTGGCGCTGCTCAACACCTACGCCGTGTTCGCGCTCGGCTACCTCGCCCGGCCCTTCGGCGGGATCGTGTTCGGGCGCATCGGCGACCGCCTCGGCCGCCGCCGCGCGCTGTCGCTGACGATCCTGTTCACCTGCTTCGGCACCGCCCTGATGGGCGTGCTGCCCACCTACGCCCAGATCGGGTTCGTGGCGCCGGTGCTGCTGCTGGTGTGCCGGCTGGCGCAGTCGATGGGCGCGGGCGGCGAGTACGCCAGCGCGATCAGCTTCGTGTTCGAGCACAGCCCGGCGCGGCGGCGGGCCCGGAACGTCGCGACCCTCGTGGCGACCACGTTCATCGGCATCATGGTCGGCTCGGTGCTCGCCCGGCTGCTGTCGAGCGTCATGTCCGCCTCGGCCTACGACGCCTACGGCTGGCGGATCCTGTTCCTCCTCGGTCTCCCGTTCGCCGCGTTCGGCGTCTACCTGCGGTCCCGCGTCGAGGAAAGCCCGGAGTTCCAGCAGCTCACGCAAGCCCGCGAGGAGGCCGCCACCGCCGCGACCCCGGTGCGCGACGCGTTCCGCTGGCACTGGATCGCGATGCTGGTGTTCGTGATCTGCACGGCGAGCTACGCGCTGATCAGCACCACGGTCACCTCGTACCTGACCACGTTCCTGACCAGCGTGGCGCACCTGACGAAGAACGACGCCTACAACGTCACCATCGTCAGCAACGTGCTGGTCATCGTCGGCACGCTCGTGATGGGCGTGGTCTGCGACCGGTTCGGCCTGCGCCGCACCCTGGTGACCGCCGGGATCGTCACCGCCGTGCTCGCCGTCCCGGCGCTCGCGCTGGCCGCGACCGGCGTCGGGGGCGCGTTCGCCGGCGCCGCCGCCATCGGGCTGTGCAAGGGCCTGCTCGCGTTGCCGGCACTGCTGGCGATCAGCCAGATCTTCCCCACCGCCGTGCGTGTCACCGCCGGCGCGCTGGCCTACAACGTCGCGCAGTCCGTGTTCGGCGGCACCGGCCCGATCATCGGCGTCTGGCTCAACGACCGGACCGGCGGGCCCTACGGTCTGGCCATCTACCTCGCCGCGCTCGCGGTGGTCACCGCCGTCGCCGGCGGGCTCGCGCGCAAGGTGTTCGACGGAGGCCACGCCGAGCAGTCCCAGGCCGGCACTCTCGCCGTGGAGACGCGGTGA
- a CDS encoding isocitrate/isopropylmalate dehydrogenase family protein, with protein sequence MRAHKIALIRGDGIGPELVDAALTVLGAVTGDGYTLDYVEVDAGADTYRRTGTACSAEDVELLRTGVDATLKGPVGLPDVRLPDGTEAGLLGGILRVGLDLYANIRPVFLLPGVTSALAGHEPGDIDYVIVRENTEGLYASRGKGVGNRWAVSDTLMTTREGTLRVCRRAFELARSRDRGRKVTCVDKSNVLRSHALFREVCTEVAAGFPDVTTEFLYADAAAQALVLRPEEFDVLVMENFLGDVLSDLGGATVGGISVCPSGNIGDHTAYFEPIHGSAPGIAGRGLANPVGQILAAALMLDHLGHAGDGERIRRAVAGALAAGHVRITPQGAAEGGPVAVAEAIVSHLDKENR encoded by the coding sequence GTGCGAGCCCACAAGATCGCCCTCATCCGGGGTGACGGCATCGGCCCCGAGCTGGTGGACGCCGCTCTCACCGTGCTCGGCGCGGTGACCGGCGACGGCTACACGCTCGACTACGTCGAGGTGGACGCGGGCGCGGACACCTATCGCCGCACCGGGACGGCGTGCTCCGCGGAGGACGTCGAGCTGCTGCGCACCGGGGTCGACGCGACCCTCAAGGGACCGGTCGGCCTGCCCGACGTCCGCCTGCCCGACGGCACCGAGGCCGGGCTGCTTGGCGGGATCCTGCGCGTCGGCCTCGACCTCTACGCCAACATCCGCCCGGTGTTCCTGCTGCCCGGCGTGACCTCCGCGCTCGCCGGCCACGAACCCGGCGACATCGACTACGTGATCGTCCGCGAGAACACCGAAGGCCTCTACGCCTCACGCGGCAAGGGGGTCGGCAACCGCTGGGCGGTGTCGGACACCCTGATGACCACCCGCGAGGGCACCCTCCGCGTCTGCCGCAGGGCGTTCGAACTCGCCCGCAGCCGGGACCGGGGCCGCAAGGTCACCTGCGTCGACAAGAGCAACGTGCTGCGCAGCCACGCGCTGTTCCGCGAGGTCTGCACAGAGGTCGCCGCCGGTTTCCCGGACGTCACCACCGAATTCCTCTACGCCGACGCCGCCGCCCAGGCGCTCGTGCTGCGGCCGGAGGAGTTCGACGTGCTGGTCATGGAGAACTTCCTCGGCGACGTGCTCAGCGACCTCGGCGGCGCCACGGTCGGCGGCATCTCGGTGTGCCCTTCGGGCAACATCGGCGACCACACCGCCTACTTCGAGCCGATCCACGGCAGCGCGCCGGGCATCGCGGGACGGGGACTGGCCAACCCGGTCGGCCAGATCCTCGCGGCCGCGCTCATGCTCGACCACCTCGGCCACGCAGGCGACGGCGAGCGGATCCGCCGCGCCGTCGCGGGCGCCCTGGCCGCCGGGCACGTGCGCATCACCCCGCAGGGCGCCGCCGAAGGCGGGCCCGTCGCCGTCGCCGAGGCGATCGTTTCCCACCTGGACAAGGAAAACCGATGA
- a CDS encoding citrate/2-methylcitrate synthase — MTVDADPADVVSISEAATMLGVKPSTVYAYISRNQLTSRRLPHDRRSWLTRSEVEQFVQRKGARGAAATEAADSAEHDTAIAHIVEDQLRYRGRDATELAVTESFESVSELLWRDRDDQGRAWSLDPGLAATIHRLQDTMPPGSMPLDRLKVTAMLLGAADPLRYDLSVPSVISAARRLAPAYIESLPRRVSAEGSIAARLWRGLCAHEPGEEHLGLLSAALVVLADHGLGPSTRAVREAAATAADPYSAVLAGMSVASGLLLGGGSSLAVQSWLADIDSPASVPAMLGQRLRRGDRLSGFGQPRYRRADPRAALLLDLLHRAPGDDCRKAIVRAAVDLVRERRELEPNVEFALGALCFVHEMDYGAGEAIFVTARTTGWIAHAIEVYETNPAAGRL, encoded by the coding sequence GTGACCGTCGATGCCGACCCGGCCGACGTCGTGTCGATCAGCGAGGCGGCCACCATGCTCGGCGTCAAGCCCAGCACCGTCTACGCCTACATCAGCCGCAACCAGCTGACCAGCCGGCGGCTTCCGCACGACCGGCGCAGCTGGCTCACCCGGAGCGAGGTCGAGCAGTTCGTCCAGCGCAAGGGTGCCCGCGGGGCCGCCGCGACCGAGGCCGCCGACTCCGCGGAGCACGACACCGCCATCGCGCACATCGTCGAGGACCAGCTGCGCTACCGCGGCCGGGACGCCACCGAACTGGCGGTCACCGAGTCCTTCGAGTCGGTGTCGGAACTGCTCTGGCGCGACCGCGACGACCAGGGCCGGGCGTGGTCGCTCGACCCCGGTCTCGCCGCGACCATCCACCGGCTGCAGGACACGATGCCGCCGGGCAGCATGCCGCTGGATCGGCTGAAGGTGACGGCGATGCTGCTCGGCGCGGCGGACCCGCTGCGGTACGACCTGTCGGTCCCGTCGGTGATCTCGGCGGCGCGGCGGCTCGCGCCCGCCTACATCGAATCGCTCCCCCGTCGCGTGTCGGCCGAGGGCTCGATCGCGGCGCGCCTGTGGCGGGGACTGTGCGCGCACGAGCCCGGCGAGGAGCACCTCGGACTTCTGTCGGCGGCGCTGGTGGTGCTCGCCGACCACGGGCTGGGCCCGTCGACCCGTGCCGTGCGCGAGGCGGCGGCGACCGCGGCGGACCCCTACTCCGCGGTGCTGGCCGGCATGAGTGTCGCGAGTGGACTGCTGCTCGGCGGCGGTTCGTCGCTGGCGGTGCAGTCGTGGCTCGCCGACATCGACTCGCCCGCCTCGGTGCCGGCGATGCTCGGTCAGCGCCTGCGGCGCGGCGACCGCCTGTCCGGGTTCGGCCAGCCCCGGTACCGCCGGGCCGACCCGCGCGCCGCCCTGCTGCTGGACCTGCTCCACCGGGCCCCGGGCGACGACTGCCGCAAGGCGATCGTCCGCGCGGCCGTCGACCTCGTACGCGAACGGCGCGAGCTGGAACCGAACGTCGAATTCGCCCTCGGCGCGCTGTGCTTCGTCCACGAGATGGACTACGGCGCCGGGGAAGCCATCTTCGTCACCGCCCGCACCACCGGGTGGATCGCGCACGCGATCGAGGTCTACGAGACCAACCCCGCCGCCGGGCGGCTGTGA
- a CDS encoding amidohydrolase family protein gives MPEPLPSQEITTRTHTAEILANARRDTERYGLDEIFIVDVDSHHAELNSWRDIIGYVEDPVLRDTAEQMMVHRPQAGQLALSNYKAGLAFQDAGSRIPHQSGLAEPVPVDGNPRDVELVRRAMDAMSIDVQVVFPQPMLEIGLHPEPGIAVQLMKAYNRWFVEQILPGDPRIKTMLGLPFEDPAACVETIREFGDHPDVIGFLVTSQRHAGVHRNEYLRIYAELEERGLPLGFHAGPSWQDSMTATMNRFLSVHAMSFVTCNMTHLTNWIVNGLPERFPGLRTIWIESGLAWIPFMMQRLDHEYLMRQSEAPLLKQLPSDYMRQMYYTSQPMEITDLKLLEATFHAMDAENTLLYSSDWPHWDFDVPGRVMSIPFLDDTAKRNILGGNARKVFGL, from the coding sequence ATGCCTGAACCACTGCCGTCGCAGGAGATCACCACCAGGACCCACACCGCGGAGATCCTCGCGAACGCGCGCCGGGACACCGAGCGGTACGGTCTCGACGAGATCTTCATCGTCGACGTGGACTCCCACCACGCCGAGCTCAACTCGTGGCGCGACATCATCGGCTACGTCGAGGACCCGGTGCTGCGCGACACGGCCGAACAGATGATGGTGCACCGCCCGCAGGCCGGGCAGCTCGCGCTCAGCAACTACAAGGCCGGCCTGGCCTTCCAGGACGCCGGGTCCCGCATCCCGCACCAGTCGGGCCTCGCCGAGCCGGTCCCCGTCGACGGCAACCCCCGCGACGTCGAACTGGTGCGCCGGGCGATGGACGCCATGAGCATCGACGTCCAGGTCGTGTTCCCCCAGCCGATGCTCGAGATCGGGCTGCACCCCGAACCCGGGATCGCCGTGCAGCTGATGAAGGCCTACAACCGGTGGTTCGTCGAGCAGATCCTGCCCGGTGACCCGCGCATCAAGACCATGCTCGGCCTGCCGTTCGAGGACCCCGCCGCGTGCGTGGAGACCATCCGGGAGTTCGGCGACCACCCGGACGTGATCGGCTTCCTGGTCACCAGCCAGCGCCACGCCGGCGTGCACCGCAACGAATACCTGCGCATCTACGCCGAACTGGAGGAACGCGGTCTGCCCCTGGGATTCCACGCCGGACCGTCCTGGCAGGACAGCATGACCGCCACCATGAACCGGTTCCTGTCGGTGCACGCGATGTCCTTCGTCACCTGCAACATGACGCACCTGACCAACTGGATCGTCAACGGCTTGCCCGAACGGTTCCCGGGCCTGCGCACCATCTGGATCGAAAGCGGTCTGGCCTGGATCCCGTTCATGATGCAGCGGCTGGACCACGAGTACCTGATGCGCCAGTCCGAAGCGCCGCTGCTCAAGCAGCTGCCCAGCGACTACATGCGACAGATGTACTACACCTCCCAGCCGATGGAGATCACCGACCTGAAGCTCCTCGAGGCCACCTTCCACGCGATGGACGCCGAGAACACCCTGCTGTACTCGTCGGACTGGCCGCACTGGGACTTCGACGTGCCGGGACGGGTGATGAGCATCCCGTTCCTGGACGACACCGCCAAGCGCAACATCCTCGGCGGCAACGCCCGCAAGGTCTTCGGGCTCTGA
- a CDS encoding Rieske (2Fe-2S) protein: MTLSAPRPTSSVVARSSDVAEGGRYVVAVRDDLHIGLFRFRGRLYAYENTCPHQGGPVCQGRLVDGVRERLDAHRHSLGLAFDEDDPHIVCPWHGFEYRITTGEHPGAPRFRLRSFAVTEENGEISVAL, encoded by the coding sequence GTGACCCTCAGCGCCCCACGGCCGACGAGTTCCGTCGTCGCCCGCAGCAGCGACGTCGCCGAAGGCGGCCGGTACGTCGTCGCCGTCCGCGACGACCTGCACATCGGCCTCTTCCGGTTCCGCGGCCGGCTCTACGCCTACGAGAACACCTGCCCGCACCAGGGCGGCCCGGTCTGCCAGGGCCGGCTGGTCGACGGCGTGCGCGAACGCCTCGACGCGCACCGCCACAGCCTCGGGCTCGCCTTCGACGAGGACGATCCGCACATCGTCTGCCCCTGGCACGGCTTCGAATACCGGATCACCACCGGCGAGCACCCCGGTGCGCCGCGGTTCCGGCTGCGCTCCTTCGCCGTGACCGAGGAGAACGGAGAGATCAGTGTCGCCCTCTGA
- a CDS encoding IclR family transcriptional regulator, whose protein sequence is MTGTKSGADSARRALDMLFAFTEQKPSASVRELAETLDIPAPSAHRYVAMLRDMGLIEEGKRGRYHLTMRVNALARAARQATPLVDLAEPHMRRLAEQIGEAVLLIRLIGGQPVCFHRVETPSRFRLSFEPGQPLPMLRGASVRLLLGSMSTAERERYLDSALESGAQPPAHGREEFLREVERDRERGWSISNEEIDQGVWAASAAVYEGGQVVAAMSAPCPAFRMDDERRELVIELVRKAAGDLSHTLDPAFTAPGG, encoded by the coding sequence GTGACAGGCACGAAATCCGGAGCGGACAGCGCTCGCCGCGCGTTGGACATGTTGTTCGCCTTCACCGAGCAGAAGCCGTCGGCGTCGGTGCGCGAGCTGGCCGAGACCTTGGACATCCCGGCGCCGTCGGCACACCGCTATGTCGCGATGCTGCGCGACATGGGCCTGATCGAGGAGGGCAAGCGGGGGCGCTACCACCTCACGATGCGGGTGAACGCGCTGGCCCGGGCCGCCCGGCAGGCCACGCCGCTCGTCGACCTCGCCGAGCCGCACATGCGGCGCCTCGCCGAACAGATCGGTGAGGCGGTCCTGCTCATCCGCCTCATCGGCGGTCAGCCGGTGTGCTTCCACCGGGTGGAGACCCCGAGCCGGTTCCGGTTGTCGTTCGAGCCCGGCCAGCCCCTGCCGATGTTGCGCGGTGCCAGTGTCCGGCTGCTGCTCGGTTCGATGAGCACGGCCGAGCGGGAGCGCTACCTCGACTCCGCACTCGAGTCCGGGGCTCAGCCACCCGCCCACGGCCGCGAGGAGTTCCTGCGCGAGGTCGAGCGGGACCGCGAACGCGGCTGGTCCATCAGCAACGAGGAGATAGACCAGGGTGTCTGGGCCGCCTCCGCCGCCGTCTACGAGGGCGGGCAGGTGGTCGCCGCGATGTCCGCGCCGTGCCCGGCCTTCCGCATGGACGACGAACGGCGTGAGCTGGTCATCGAGCTGGTGCGCAAGGCCGCGGGCGATCTCTCGCACACCCTCGACCCGGCCTTCACCGCGCCCGGCGGGTAG